In Thalassoglobus sp. JC818, a single window of DNA contains:
- a CDS encoding MBL fold metallo-hydrolase — protein sequence MQITQIRNATILLELGEHRILIDPMFSSAGVLPGFRLFRGERRKNPLTELPAGSEQLMETATEVLITHEHPDHIDPPAIDWIKARGLKVWCSSIDASNLRRKGLNAQNIVEDAGDLSVEVIPATHGHGMIGWLMGPVAGYFLSLPDEPTIYITGDTVLTDRVKHAIARLKPQVIVAPAGTANFGVGKDLMFSKRELIELVGLAPGKVVFNHLESIDHCLMTRANLSQIMEKNGYSEKVLVPADGEKLHFSNDDRDSRVAPAQPVDSKPGVQKWLTAKFSGT from the coding sequence ATGCAGATTACACAAATCAGAAACGCTACCATCCTGCTTGAACTCGGCGAGCATCGAATTCTAATCGACCCGATGTTTTCAAGTGCTGGCGTGCTTCCGGGTTTTCGACTTTTTCGTGGAGAGCGGCGGAAGAATCCGTTGACTGAGTTGCCGGCTGGCAGTGAGCAATTGATGGAGACAGCGACTGAGGTGCTGATTACTCATGAGCATCCAGATCATATTGACCCACCAGCGATCGATTGGATAAAAGCTCGTGGCCTCAAAGTCTGGTGCAGTAGCATCGATGCCTCGAATCTCCGACGTAAGGGTTTGAATGCTCAGAACATCGTTGAGGATGCTGGTGACCTGTCCGTCGAAGTGATCCCTGCGACGCACGGACATGGAATGATCGGTTGGCTGATGGGGCCCGTCGCTGGCTACTTCTTATCACTTCCCGATGAACCGACCATCTATATCACAGGGGATACAGTTCTGACAGACCGAGTGAAACATGCGATCGCTCGCTTGAAGCCACAAGTCATCGTCGCTCCAGCTGGGACCGCCAATTTTGGGGTCGGGAAAGACCTTATGTTCAGCAAGCGAGAGTTGATCGAGTTGGTCGGCCTCGCTCCGGGAAAGGTTGTTTTCAACCACCTTGAATCGATCGATCACTGCCTCATGACTCGTGCGAATCTGTCGCAGATTATGGAGAAAAACGGATACTCTGAAAAAGTTCTTGTTCCAGCGGATGGCGAAAAACTGCACTTCTCCAACGATGATCGCGATTCTCGCGTCGCTCCCGCACAGCCGGTAGATTCCAAACCGGGAGTCCAAAAGTGGCTCACCGCAAAATTTTCCGGAACGTAG
- a CDS encoding sulfatase, with product MRLLLMVTWMLSGTIEAAEKPNIVLLFIDDWAWNGSPVEMNDSMPNSRMPVVQMPNVERLAREGMKFTNAYASPQCSPSRVCVQTGQSSPRNGYTVFMNDRGQDYFDEKGYPDFPVIPCVSDMTIDKDAVTIPEALKPLGYVSAHIGKWHMRGDPGDEGYVVHDGDTSNNPGNTLSDDEKQRLPDDLTDPKLMFSVTERALSFMNEQANASQPFYLQISHYAMHEGRECLPATREKYTQHPLVQAYYQKIGKTAETVKRKEDPAIWLGMAEDLDGRIGAVLDRIRELGIEDNTYVVLVSDNGYRHDELLLTEGLTQPHHSAKWWVWQGGIRVPMIVRGPGIKAESVFTGNVVNYDFLPTFVDWAGGDPSSLKNIDGISLARYMTGEPATVDFLQRNLYFHYPHYRSSMPHSAVVSGTRKLLHFYEKPDVPMLFDLAEDMGEVHNISGTHPDEHSKMFSEMMDYFERVGARIPKLNPNYDATAYQNSKEYEKRLQWGPFADRRPLEEDEK from the coding sequence ATGCGACTGCTTCTGATGGTTACATGGATGTTGAGTGGCACCATTGAAGCTGCTGAAAAGCCGAATATCGTTCTTCTGTTTATTGACGACTGGGCGTGGAACGGTTCGCCAGTTGAGATGAACGATTCGATGCCAAATTCTCGCATGCCCGTTGTGCAAATGCCAAACGTTGAGCGACTGGCTCGCGAGGGGATGAAATTCACAAATGCGTACGCGTCACCCCAGTGTTCTCCGTCTCGAGTCTGCGTTCAGACCGGTCAATCCTCGCCGCGAAACGGATACACCGTTTTCATGAACGACCGGGGACAGGACTATTTCGATGAGAAAGGCTACCCCGATTTTCCTGTGATCCCATGTGTCTCGGATATGACGATCGACAAAGATGCTGTCACGATTCCGGAGGCACTAAAGCCACTTGGCTATGTCAGCGCACACATTGGAAAATGGCACATGCGCGGTGATCCCGGTGACGAAGGTTATGTCGTGCATGATGGGGACACGAGCAATAATCCCGGCAACACGCTCTCAGACGATGAAAAACAACGTCTGCCAGACGATCTGACTGATCCCAAGCTGATGTTCAGTGTGACAGAGCGAGCTCTCTCATTCATGAACGAACAGGCGAATGCAAGTCAGCCGTTTTACTTGCAGATTTCTCACTACGCGATGCACGAAGGTCGCGAGTGTCTGCCAGCGACGCGAGAGAAGTATACCCAGCATCCGCTTGTCCAGGCTTATTATCAAAAAATTGGCAAGACTGCTGAGACGGTGAAACGCAAAGAAGATCCAGCAATCTGGCTGGGCATGGCGGAAGATCTCGACGGACGCATTGGAGCCGTCCTCGATCGAATTCGAGAGTTGGGAATTGAGGACAACACCTATGTCGTCTTGGTCTCTGACAATGGTTATCGCCACGATGAATTGCTGCTGACAGAAGGCCTCACTCAACCGCACCACTCTGCCAAATGGTGGGTCTGGCAAGGCGGAATCCGCGTCCCGATGATCGTCCGTGGCCCTGGGATCAAGGCAGAGTCAGTCTTTACGGGCAACGTCGTTAACTACGACTTCCTGCCGACTTTCGTGGACTGGGCTGGTGGTGATCCATCCAGTTTGAAGAACATCGACGGAATCAGTCTCGCCCGTTACATGACCGGTGAGCCAGCTACGGTAGACTTCCTGCAGCGGAATCTCTATTTCCATTACCCTCACTACCGATCGAGCATGCCGCATTCGGCAGTCGTTTCCGGGACCCGAAAGCTGTTGCATTTCTACGAAAAACCGGATGTTCCGATGCTGTTCGATCTTGCAGAAGACATGGGTGAAGTTCACAACATCTCCGGGACTCACCCCGACGAACACAGCAAGATGTTTTCCGAGATGATGGACTACTTCGAGCGTGTCGGAGCTCGAATTCCGAAACTCAATCCGAACTATGACGCGACAGCGTATCAGAACTCAAAGGAGTACGAAAAACGGCTTCAATGGGGTCCATTCGCTGACCGGAGACCATTGGAAGAAGACGAGAAGTGA
- a CDS encoding sulfatase-like hydrolase/transferase: protein MAAEKPNILFIFADDWGWGDLSCHGHPYVKTPNIDRLAEEGTDFHRFTVASGVCSPSRTAVMTGHFPARYNIDGHFAWVPSNAKRNMPDWLSPKAPLLPRMLQDAGYATAHFGKWHLANDMIPDSPTPDVYGYDRYGVFNCSGEQMPVHEDAMHTVQFIEESVRDEKPFFVNLWLHEPHTPFHTVPKYEWRFRHIEDRAAQIYASVLSHADDRIGEVLDALDRLGVTENTLVIFSSDNGPARDSNEADLTLSYDTATGAGWGIAASKGITGGRRGFKASLFEGGVGVPFIARWPGTIAAGKVDDRSLISAVDLLPTFCEITGAEFPIGYQPDGVSQVSVLLGTPAPEREKPLFWKYPSRWPAAKNRPDHWVSYAVVSKNWKLVSNADGSHVELYDIAASPLERTDVKQSNADVVIELKKQLEDWQATLPDHPTGDVFSEERKSLTQE from the coding sequence ATGGCAGCGGAAAAGCCGAACATCCTGTTCATCTTCGCAGACGACTGGGGCTGGGGCGATTTGAGTTGTCACGGTCACCCCTATGTGAAGACTCCCAACATCGACCGGCTGGCCGAAGAAGGGACCGATTTTCATCGCTTTACGGTTGCCAGCGGTGTTTGTTCTCCGAGCCGCACAGCAGTCATGACCGGGCACTTTCCCGCCCGCTACAACATTGACGGTCACTTCGCCTGGGTGCCGAGTAACGCAAAGCGGAACATGCCCGATTGGCTTTCGCCAAAGGCCCCTCTGCTTCCGAGAATGCTCCAAGACGCAGGTTACGCAACTGCACACTTCGGAAAATGGCATCTTGCCAATGACATGATCCCTGACTCACCAACGCCCGATGTCTATGGCTATGATCGGTACGGAGTCTTTAACTGTTCCGGCGAGCAGATGCCTGTTCATGAAGACGCAATGCACACCGTGCAATTCATCGAAGAATCTGTGCGAGATGAAAAGCCTTTCTTCGTCAACCTGTGGCTGCATGAACCCCACACTCCATTTCATACCGTCCCAAAATACGAGTGGCGATTTCGACACATTGAGGACCGAGCAGCTCAAATCTATGCGTCGGTCCTTTCTCACGCCGACGATCGCATTGGAGAAGTTCTGGATGCTTTAGACCGCCTCGGTGTGACCGAGAACACACTTGTCATTTTCAGCTCCGATAACGGTCCCGCACGAGATTCGAACGAAGCAGACTTGACACTCAGTTACGACACAGCAACCGGAGCCGGTTGGGGAATCGCCGCGTCGAAAGGCATCACGGGTGGTCGTCGAGGATTCAAAGCCTCTCTCTTCGAAGGAGGTGTCGGCGTTCCTTTCATCGCACGCTGGCCGGGAACAATTGCCGCTGGGAAAGTCGACGATCGGTCTCTCATCTCAGCGGTCGATCTCCTACCGACCTTCTGCGAAATCACCGGTGCCGAATTTCCGATCGGATATCAACCCGATGGTGTCAGCCAGGTCTCCGTCCTCTTAGGAACTCCAGCTCCGGAGCGTGAGAAGCCATTGTTCTGGAAATACCCATCACGCTGGCCAGCAGCAAAGAATCGTCCTGATCACTGGGTTTCATATGCTGTTGTTTCGAAGAACTGGAAACTGGTCAGTAACGCTGATGGAAGTCACGTCGAGCTCTACGACATCGCGGCCAGCCCGCTTGAACGAACAGATGTCAAACAGTCAAACGCTGATGTCGTCATCGAACTCAAGAAGCAACTTGAGGACTGGCAAGCGACTCTGCCAGATCATCCGACGGGTGATGTCTTCTCGGAAGAGCGCAAGTCACTGACTCAGGAGTGA
- a CDS encoding amidohydrolase family protein, whose amino-acid sequence MYRSLLHSLKWSVFVISLCCLSHTVIAAEPESDDDFLFHDSHFHLTNYVQEGPSLSEFLKLMDGKVGRSMVCGIPLQQQWMYANTGDFAPTYYTQTDAPLYYYSFTDAIIAHEYLRLSPEERKRFDPMITGFNPTDMYAADHIRRVLMTFPGVFSGIGEFSIHKEFVSSKISGEVATLENKALDRILEFAAEVGLPVVLHCDVDTPFPRPDQDPYIVVKLKELADRHPETTIIWAHIGLGRVVRPVKDQLAMAERGLRERESKNIHFDISWDETAKYLVGKPEAIKATADLINRFPTRFLFGTDCVGPKTQDQYLEVYEMYQPLLAELTPESRHLLLKGNYERIFDQARRRVRAWEAKNVRRETTPPRD is encoded by the coding sequence ATGTATCGCTCCTTGCTGCACTCATTGAAGTGGAGTGTTTTCGTCATTTCGCTGTGCTGTCTTTCACATACAGTGATTGCGGCTGAACCGGAATCCGACGACGACTTTCTCTTTCACGACTCGCACTTTCACCTGACGAACTATGTCCAGGAAGGCCCCAGTTTGTCGGAGTTTCTGAAGCTCATGGATGGTAAGGTGGGGCGAAGCATGGTGTGTGGAATTCCATTGCAGCAACAATGGATGTACGCCAACACCGGAGACTTTGCGCCGACGTACTACACCCAGACCGATGCCCCGCTCTACTATTACTCATTCACCGATGCGATCATCGCTCACGAGTATCTGCGTCTCTCGCCTGAAGAGCGAAAGCGGTTTGATCCCATGATCACCGGATTTAATCCGACCGACATGTATGCCGCCGATCACATTCGTCGAGTTTTGATGACATTTCCTGGAGTCTTTTCAGGTATCGGGGAATTCTCGATCCATAAGGAATTCGTCTCTTCGAAGATCTCGGGCGAAGTCGCCACGCTCGAGAACAAAGCTCTGGATCGTATTCTGGAATTCGCCGCCGAGGTCGGACTGCCGGTTGTCCTGCATTGCGATGTCGACACCCCCTTCCCTCGCCCGGATCAAGATCCCTATATCGTGGTGAAGCTGAAAGAACTTGCCGATCGACATCCCGAGACGACCATCATCTGGGCACACATTGGTTTGGGCCGTGTTGTCAGGCCGGTCAAGGATCAATTAGCGATGGCTGAACGGGGATTACGTGAGCGAGAGTCCAAGAACATCCACTTTGACATTTCATGGGACGAAACCGCGAAGTACCTGGTCGGAAAACCGGAAGCAATTAAAGCAACGGCTGACCTCATCAACCGCTTCCCGACACGCTTTTTATTTGGGACTGATTGTGTCGGGCCGAAAACACAGGACCAGTACCTCGAAGTTTACGAAATGTACCAACCTCTGTTGGCAGAATTGACGCCGGAGTCCAGGCACCTCTTACTCAAAGGAAACTACGAGCGCATTTTCGATCAAGCTCGCCGTCGCGTGAGAGCATGGGAAGCGAAGAATGTTCGACGGGAAACGACTCCCCCGCGTGATTAA
- a CDS encoding TetR/AcrR family transcriptional regulator has protein sequence MKEKLLDAAESLVQSRGLNAVTFQDIADAVGLRKPSVFHHIRNKEELVDALIDRCSTKHGPQYMEIVEKDTSAPEKLRQVAKVFETGLKQDRPCLLASLGGAADALTPTALAKLKQAAEAATGRFAMIFIQGRKEETLDFEGTPENAALAFFAMMQGLQTLCRVKGDTRAFKRAAAAYIDSIVVKH, from the coding sequence ATGAAAGAGAAATTGCTTGATGCAGCCGAATCACTTGTTCAAAGTCGTGGCCTGAATGCCGTTACGTTTCAGGACATTGCCGACGCGGTTGGACTGCGCAAGCCCAGCGTGTTCCACCACATCAGGAACAAGGAGGAACTCGTCGATGCGTTGATCGATCGATGCAGCACGAAACATGGCCCCCAGTATATGGAGATTGTCGAGAAGGACACTTCCGCTCCTGAGAAGCTGCGACAAGTCGCGAAAGTCTTTGAAACAGGCTTGAAACAAGACCGCCCGTGCCTCCTCGCTTCACTCGGCGGCGCAGCAGATGCTTTAACTCCAACGGCATTGGCTAAACTGAAGCAAGCTGCGGAAGCAGCGACCGGACGCTTCGCAATGATCTTCATTCAAGGCCGAAAAGAAGAGACACTCGATTTCGAAGGAACGCCAGAAAATGCAGCACTCGCCTTCTTCGCGATGATGCAGGGGTTGCAAACCCTATGTCGAGTCAAAGGAGACACCCGAGCCTTCAAAAGAGCTGCCGCGGCCTACATCGATTCGATCGTCGTTAAGCACTGA
- a CDS encoding multidrug efflux SMR transporter, which translates to MGWLWLLSSIVCEVIGTTFLKLASEGDERSGLYSFCVVVLYIACFALLGVAMRHFPLSTVYATWSGLGVSLLAIIGVMMFGDQINPLKVISLVLVLVGIVGLNFSGVSH; encoded by the coding sequence ATGGGATGGCTGTGGCTGTTAAGTTCAATTGTTTGTGAAGTAATTGGGACGACGTTTCTCAAACTGGCTTCTGAAGGAGATGAACGCAGCGGTTTATATTCGTTCTGTGTTGTCGTTCTCTACATTGCGTGTTTCGCTCTGCTCGGCGTGGCTATGAGACACTTCCCTCTCAGCACCGTCTATGCGACCTGGTCAGGATTGGGAGTTTCGCTGCTTGCGATCATCGGCGTCATGATGTTCGGAGATCAGATCAATCCTCTCAAAGTTATTTCGCTGGTACTGGTTCTGGTTGGAATCGTGGGACTGAATTTCAGCGGCGTTTCACACTGA
- a CDS encoding peroxiredoxin-like family protein — translation MVKPQTQVPELSVKTVGGSEWTLADQQPENFTFVFFYRGLHCPICKTYLRSIDRKVGELKAMGIYAVAISSDSEERATRSKDEWKIENLPVGYGLTIEKAREWGLYVSKAIKSAEPEIFSEPGLFIVRPNGELYAASIQTMPFTRPGIDELISGFKYIIENEYPGRGEA, via the coding sequence ATGGTTAAGCCTCAAACTCAAGTTCCGGAGCTGTCAGTGAAAACTGTTGGCGGTTCAGAATGGACTCTCGCTGATCAGCAGCCTGAGAACTTTACCTTCGTCTTCTTCTATCGCGGCCTTCACTGTCCGATTTGCAAGACGTATCTCCGCAGCATCGATCGAAAAGTTGGTGAACTCAAAGCGATGGGAATCTACGCGGTCGCGATCAGCAGCGACTCTGAGGAACGAGCGACTCGCAGCAAGGACGAATGGAAGATTGAGAATCTACCCGTTGGCTACGGTTTGACAATCGAGAAGGCCCGCGAGTGGGGGCTTTACGTTTCGAAAGCCATCAAATCCGCAGAGCCTGAGATCTTCAGCGAGCCGGGGCTCTTCATTGTACGCCCCAATGGCGAACTCTACGCTGCATCGATTCAAACAATGCCGTTCACTCGGCCCGGCATCGATGAATTGATCTCCGGGTTCAAGTACATCATCGAGAACGAATACCCCGGTCGCGGTGAAGCCTAA
- a CDS encoding NAD(P)-dependent alcohol dehydrogenase, producing the protein MNVKAYAVSKAEGEFEPFEFELGEIDATQVDIDVESCGICHSDLSMVDNEWRMTRFPLVPGHEVVGRVKAVGDHVSHLKVGDRVGLGWHSGYCMVCDQCMSGNHNLCGKAQPTIAGRHGGFADTVRAEAASVVKIPDGLDAAEAGPLMCGGIAMFNPMFQSNLKPTDSVAVVGIGGLGHLGLKFAKAWGCHVTAFTSESKVQEALDMGAHDTVNSRDPSAIKKAAGRFDLVLSTVNVPLDWNAILATLKPHGSLQLPGAVTQPLDVNVLPHMMFKNLSVGSSPVGPPVVIRKMLDFAARHNIAPVTEHFPMSKVNDAFERLRSGKARFRIVLDRD; encoded by the coding sequence ATGAACGTCAAAGCTTATGCTGTTTCCAAAGCCGAAGGAGAATTTGAGCCCTTTGAATTTGAATTGGGGGAGATCGACGCCACTCAGGTCGACATCGACGTTGAATCATGCGGAATCTGTCACAGTGACCTTAGCATGGTCGATAATGAATGGAGGATGACACGGTTCCCATTGGTGCCTGGACATGAGGTTGTCGGAAGAGTGAAGGCGGTCGGCGACCATGTTTCCCACTTGAAGGTTGGAGATCGAGTCGGTCTTGGGTGGCACTCGGGATATTGCATGGTGTGTGATCAATGCATGAGCGGCAATCACAATCTGTGTGGTAAGGCTCAACCGACGATCGCGGGGCGTCACGGTGGATTCGCTGACACTGTTCGGGCTGAAGCCGCCAGCGTTGTCAAGATCCCGGACGGACTTGATGCGGCGGAAGCGGGACCCCTGATGTGTGGCGGGATCGCGATGTTCAACCCGATGTTTCAGTCAAATCTGAAACCGACGGACAGCGTCGCCGTCGTGGGGATCGGAGGACTCGGTCACCTTGGATTGAAGTTTGCGAAGGCATGGGGATGTCATGTCACAGCCTTCACTTCCGAATCTAAAGTTCAAGAAGCTCTCGACATGGGAGCCCATGACACGGTGAACTCGCGCGATCCTTCTGCGATCAAAAAGGCTGCAGGTCGCTTCGATCTCGTTCTATCAACAGTCAACGTCCCGCTCGACTGGAATGCGATTCTGGCCACTCTGAAACCGCATGGAAGTTTGCAGCTTCCTGGGGCAGTGACCCAACCTTTGGATGTCAATGTTCTTCCTCACATGATGTTTAAGAATCTGTCCGTCGGGTCATCGCCGGTTGGACCGCCTGTTGTGATTCGCAAGATGCTTGACTTCGCTGCGAGACACAACATCGCCCCTGTCACCGAGCACTTTCCCATGAGCAAAGTCAATGATGCCTTCGAGCGACTTCGCAGTGGGAAAGCACGTTTCCGCATCGTGCTTGATCGTGACTGA
- a CDS encoding PepSY-associated TM helix domain-containing protein produces the protein MVTSTGLVDETPRPVRKRKLYAASAAAFRWVHIYFSMFGFATLMFFAFTGITLNHPTWFGAGEQTMRDLDGQIPDSVIGIVVESPSGPQDDESELNITVDELAIAEWLRAEHHLKGRVTEFEVDEFECMIVFKGPGYAADIFLDHETGDYMLTETASGLMAVMNDLHKGRDTGAEWSLVIDISAILTMLLSISGFGLLFYLRRRRLSGVITAFAGTIVLVAAWAIWVP, from the coding sequence ATGGTCACGTCAACCGGTCTCGTCGACGAAACTCCGAGACCTGTGCGAAAGCGGAAATTGTATGCAGCGAGCGCAGCTGCATTTCGATGGGTTCACATCTACTTCTCGATGTTCGGTTTCGCCACTCTAATGTTCTTCGCGTTCACTGGGATTACTCTGAACCATCCAACCTGGTTCGGAGCTGGTGAGCAAACGATGCGCGACTTGGATGGACAGATTCCCGATTCGGTCATTGGAATCGTTGTCGAAAGTCCGTCAGGTCCGCAGGACGATGAATCGGAGTTGAATATCACGGTCGACGAGCTTGCCATCGCTGAATGGCTCCGTGCGGAGCATCACCTCAAGGGACGCGTGACCGAATTCGAAGTCGACGAATTTGAGTGTATGATCGTATTCAAAGGGCCGGGCTACGCGGCAGATATTTTCCTCGATCACGAAACCGGGGATTACATGCTGACAGAAACTGCGAGCGGTTTGATGGCTGTGATGAACGACCTGCACAAGGGCCGAGACACGGGAGCGGAATGGAGTCTGGTCATTGATATTTCGGCCATTCTCACGATGCTCCTGTCGATTTCCGGTTTCGGTCTGTTGTTCTACCTGCGTCGCCGCCGACTCTCCGGAGTAATCACCGCATTCGCGGGAACGATTGTTCTCGTCGCTGCATGGGCCATCTGGGTTCCGTAA
- a CDS encoding phosphoribosylanthranilate isomerase, with protein sequence MNGASRLQPDVKQPFRTRLKVCCISSIEEARLAAECGADALGLVAAMPSGPGPIPDELIAAIAPTVPPGVATFLLTQERTADAIIDHVRRTGVNTVQIVNDDIDFAIYEPIRVSLPNVRIVQVVHVRDWKSLDRALEFAPFVDALLLDSGDPLAKIQELGGTGRVHDWAISQQIVQHSPKPVYLAGGVHPGNVATAIQEVRPFGIDLCSGVRTNKKLDREKLMRLVAAMQTVDSTK encoded by the coding sequence ATGAACGGAGCATCGCGTTTACAACCTGACGTGAAACAGCCCTTTCGTACGAGGCTGAAGGTCTGCTGCATTTCATCGATCGAAGAGGCACGCCTGGCGGCTGAATGCGGAGCGGACGCCCTCGGACTTGTCGCAGCAATGCCAAGTGGTCCGGGACCAATTCCCGACGAACTGATCGCCGCGATTGCTCCCACTGTTCCACCTGGGGTCGCGACGTTTCTGCTAACGCAGGAAAGGACGGCCGACGCAATCATCGATCACGTTCGAAGAACCGGAGTAAACACCGTTCAGATCGTCAATGACGATATTGATTTCGCAATCTACGAGCCAATTCGTGTGTCGCTGCCGAACGTTCGAATTGTTCAGGTGGTTCATGTGCGAGATTGGAAGTCACTCGACAGAGCTCTTGAATTCGCTCCCTTCGTCGACGCTTTACTTCTCGACTCCGGAGATCCTTTAGCTAAGATCCAGGAATTAGGAGGAACCGGGCGAGTTCACGACTGGGCCATTAGTCAGCAGATCGTTCAGCATTCTCCCAAACCAGTCTATCTAGCCGGTGGGGTACATCCCGGTAATGTCGCAACTGCCATCCAAGAAGTGCGCCCTTTTGGAATTGATCTCTGTAGCGGAGTTCGAACCAACAAGAAGCTTGACCGCGAAAAGTTGATGCGTCTCGTCGCTGCAATGCAGACAGTAGATAGCACGAAGTAA
- a CDS encoding GNAT family N-acetyltransferase, with product MVDVREFNESDWSAVWKILEPIFQAGKTYVFSPEITEMEAHQVWIDAPRSTFVAVDEAGTILGSYYLKPNQPGLGNHVCNCGYVVGESARGRGVASAMCEHSQTEAVARGFRSMQFNLVVSTNEGAIWLWKKLGFQVVGTLPGAFRHSEHGFVDAHVMFKQLTECE from the coding sequence ATGGTCGATGTTCGAGAGTTCAACGAGTCCGACTGGAGCGCCGTCTGGAAGATTCTAGAGCCGATCTTTCAGGCCGGAAAGACGTATGTTTTCTCTCCTGAGATCACCGAGATGGAAGCTCATCAGGTGTGGATCGATGCTCCACGATCGACTTTTGTAGCTGTCGATGAAGCGGGCACAATTCTTGGCAGCTACTACCTCAAACCCAATCAGCCAGGTCTCGGCAATCACGTTTGCAACTGCGGCTATGTCGTCGGCGAGTCAGCGAGAGGTCGCGGTGTCGCCTCAGCGATGTGTGAACATTCACAAACCGAAGCCGTTGCTCGGGGATTTCGATCGATGCAATTCAATTTGGTCGTTTCAACGAACGAAGGGGCGATTTGGCTTTGGAAGAAGCTGGGATTTCAAGTCGTCGGCACCTTGCCCGGTGCGTTTCGACATTCAGAGCACGGATTCGTTGATGCCCACGTGATGTTTAAGCAGTTGACAGAATGTGAATAG